In Trifolium pratense cultivar HEN17-A07 linkage group LG7, ARS_RC_1.1, whole genome shotgun sequence, a genomic segment contains:
- the LOC123893656 gene encoding calcineurin-binding protein 1 encodes MFSIAAINDTDSKCQWEPLAPTKEAQEFHLSQTYHEGLVKLQAKEYEKARELLESVLKDPLIANAQVDRGAGDSHLLQLRFLALKNLAAVFLQQGSSHYENALHCYLQAVEIDSKDSVVWNQLGTLSCSMGSLSISRWAFEQGLVCSPNNWNCMEKLLEVLIAIGDEVACLSVAELILRHWPSHSRALHVRNTIEESEPLPFAPRGIDKLEPKHVRLKFPDKRKANNENLDEDVAFKKLNQNKDLYLSEASWVALADALLEILLPSNLQISEVEPKKTCYSPDIRLRINLPCSSEAAVNTVEVKGLSGEDSAFIDGSVGPASDFKEKEANTQEEQPHERRSSRLERLRSRKPGKEESSFCGKDPAKLVIRYLEPFIAGGLGDQESIDSDTTTLSSAGNSEYDNVSAFLRQTSNNYGAYHMGHLLLEEVSRQGLPFQDAFVKFLELEKLTRHWGKDRTAECNMFLAELYYDFGLCSPTGSKRMEWMSEASYHLCKIVESVALDYPFHLTSALNEGCNLIDGFPETSGTSINISTENNADLDTSLLMKNSSFWSQFYWLSGRLSIFEGNKSKACEEFCIALSLLAKREKMENSPGSIPRPHCKDVKEINIDRVLYEVNILKVNFLMEKSIIRMMEQEKYFDCVSLLSPLLFSTQDVYFNSFSLSMADKKDEKITSIELRALDVLIEACQKTLPMDVDLYFNCHYRKLKILMALMGLNTSITSFKSCDQTLGFSAPSNLDIDSNESSSKQCSHLVAEEVKALSDCISQVKKVIDQCGDSDGLTIPTSSLCQMQSLLLLIMSYVANVLVCNKTSAQVISDQVESSCFVDAAIVFCKLQHLSRTTPIKTQVDLIVATHDMLAEYGLCCVGEGGGKGGEGTFLRFAIKHLLALDMKFKSSSNLKNKESMRCEEASNNSIVNVSMEDSRSDTSDFRKDWTRIDEITSVKKEVSEEVSKGISSCKVQNKDGKEEESENHVGAGTDRELVKGENTCNQLIECGKELSEDEREELESKTDSALDQCFFCLYGLNLRSDSSYEDDLVMHKNSSQGDYQTKEQCADVFKYVLPYAKASSKTGLVKLRRVLRAIRKHFLQPPEDLLTGNPIDKFLDDPNLCEDKLSEEAGSEGFLETITKTMFPDVGGRGQYNTTLLRRSEPYLDVYCNLYHFLALSEEMSATDKWPGFVLTKEGEEFVEQNAKLFKYDLMYNPLRFDSWQRLGNIYDEEVDLLLNDGSKHINVVGWRKNPTLSERVETSRRRSRRCLLMSLALAKTSAQQCEIHELLALVYYDSLQNVVPFYDQRSVLPLKDAAWMAFCENSMKHFKKAFALQQDWLHAFYLGKLSEKLEYSHEIALSYYNEAIALNTSAVDPVYRMHASRLKLLFKCGKQNVEVLKVLSANSFDQSVKEAVTSILGSTDTSLNTKHEGLFKLDTAWSMLYNDCLSALETCVEGELKHFHKARYMLAQGLYRRGESGDIERAKDQLSFCFKSSRSSFTINMWEIDSMAKKGRRKTPGSTGNKKGLEVNLPESSRKFITCIRKYVLFYLKLLEETGDRSILERAYVSLRGDKRFSLCIEDLVPVAIGKYLKALISIMRHSQTTASAPMSSSDNVLERMFALFMEQGSLWPEICRLPEIECPDTSESIVYGYLHEHIALLEINGKLETLETINEKIRKRFKNPKLSNSSCAKVCQHASVALCRSLIYNLAQITPVSCGFSNGIQVHNLNDDGMENSQLLCIDFQPRELWITAFEDPSHLEKIETKWSAILSKIRDILIKKASDENLETANTLFRACYHFYRESSSVVLTSGLNFYVIPAQLVTATPFDPTMTGVEALDLSIPRKLLLWAYVLVHGRYANISVVVKHCEEISKSKMKRGSGTSPALTNNSPALTNNSPATVPTLPGSSRSGLNDVDSIHVATAGSGSLFTDDIQKNLFGSPQLHQCTTNDAERSNVNAREGETRD; translated from the exons ATG TTCTCAATTGCAGCTATCAATGATACTGATTCTAAATGTCAATGGGAACCACTAGCTCCCACCAAAGAAGCCCAG GAATTTCATCTTTCTCAAACTTATCATGAAGGGCTTGTGAAATTACAAGCAAAAGAATATGAAAAGGCTCGCGAGCTTTTAGAATCTGTCCTTAAAGATCCTCTTATTGCTAATGCTCAGGTCGATAGAGGTGCCGGTGACAGTCATCTATTGCAGCTCAG ATTTTTGGCATTGAAAAACCTTGCCGCTGTTTTTCTTCAGCAAGGTTCTTCTCATTACGAGAATGCTCTACATTGTTATCTTCAAGCTGTGGAGATTGATTCTAAAGATTCCGTTGTCTGGAATCAGCTTGGAACATTGTCATGTTCAATGGGTTCGCTAAGCATCTCACGTTGGGCGTTTGAGCAAGGCCTCGTCTGCAGCCCTAATAACT GGAATTGCATGGAAAAACTTTTGGAAGTTCTTATCGCAATTGGTGATGAAGTTGCTTGCCTTTCTGTTGCTGAGTTGATTTTGAGGCACTGGCCGTCACATTCTCGCGCTCTGCATGTTAGAAATACCATTGAAGAATCAGAACCATTGCCATTTGCTCCCAGAGGCATAGACAAATTAGAACCAAAACATGTGCGGCTCAAATTTCCTGACAAGAGAAAAGCTAATAATGAGAATCTAGATGAGGATGTTGCATTTAAAAAGCTGAACCAAAACAAAGATCTATACCTCAGCGAAGCTTCCTGGGTGGCTCTTGCTGATGCACTGCTGGAAATCTTATTGCCTTCAAATTTGCAAATTTCTGAGGTAGAACCTAAAAAAACGTGCTATTCTCCGGACATTAGGCTAAGAATAAACTTACCTTGCAGTTCAGAAGCTGCTGTGAACACTGTGGAAGTGAAAGGGTTAAGCGGTGAAGATAGTGCTTTTATTGATGGTAGTGTAGGACCGGCAAGTGATTTTAAAGAGAAAGAAGCAAATACTCAAGAAGAACAACCACATGAAAGGCGAAGTTCTCGACTTGAAAGGCTCCGCAGTCGTAAACCAGGGAAAGAAGAATCAAGCTTTTGTGGCAAGGATCCTGCCAAGCTTGTCATTCGGTATCTAGAACCTTTCATTGCTGGTGGATTGGGTGATCAAGAATCTATTGATAGTGACACCACAACACTATCCTCCGCAGGAAATTCTGAATATGATAATGTTTCTGCATTTTTAAGACAAACTTCAAATAATTATGGTGCTTACCATATGGGGCACTTGCTGTTAGAAGAGGTTTCAAGACAAGGCCTCCCATTTCAGGATGCTTTTGTCAAATTTCTGGAGTTGGAAAAGTTGACAAGGCATTGGGGAAAGGATAGAACTGCTGAGTGTAATATGTTTCTTGCTGAGCTGTATTATGATTTTGGGTTATGCTCCCCCACTGGTTCTAAACGAATGGAATGGATGTCAGAAGCATCTTATCATCTCTGCAAGATTGTAGAGTCTGTTGCTCTTGATTATCCTTTTCACTTGACTAGTGCCTTGAATGAAGGTTGCAATTTAATTGATGGTTTCCCAGAGACTAGCGGAACATCAATAAATATCTCCACTGAGAATAATGCAGATTTAGACACTTCGCTTCTAATGAAGAACAGTTCATTCTGGTCTCAATTTTACTGGTTAAGTGGTAGATTGTCTATTTTTGAAGGCAACAAGTCAAAAGCTTGTGAAGAGTTTTGTATTGCTTTGTCACTTTTGGCAAAAAGGGAAAAAATGGAAAATTCCCCAGGTTCAATCCCCCGCCCACATTGCAAGGATGTAAAAGAGATAAACATCGATAGAGTTCTTTACGAAGTTAATATATTGAAGGTCAATTTTTTGATGGAAAAGTCCATCATTAGGATGATGgaacaagaaaaatattttgactGTGTATCTCTACTTTCTCCACTTTTGTTCTCCACACAGGATGTCTACTtcaattcattttctttatcCATGGCagataaaaaagatgaaaagaTAACTTCTATCGAGCTCAGGGCTCTAGATGTTCTAATTGAAGCATGTCAGAAGACATTGCCGATGGATGTAGATCTGTATTTCAATTGTCATTACAGAAAACTGAAAATACTTATGGCATTGATGGGTTTGAATACAAGTATTACATCATTTAAATCTTGTGATCAAACACTTGGTTTCAGCGCACCTTCTAATTTGGATATTGACTCAAATGAAAGCTCTAGCAAGCAATGTAGCCACTTGGTTGCTGAGGAAGTGAAGGCACTCTCTGACTGTATATCACAAGTGAAGAAAGTTATTGATCAATGCGGAGATTCC GATGGCCTCACTATTCCAACAAGCAGCCTTTGTCAAATGCAATCTCTGCTGCTGTTAATCATGAGCTATGTCGCGAATGTACTTGTCTGCAACAAAACCTCGGCACAAGTAATCTCTGATCAAGTGGAAAGTAGCTGTTTTGTTGATGCAGCTATTGTTTTCTGCAAACTCCAGCATCTTAGCCGAACCACACCTATCAAAACTCAA GTTGATTTAATTGTTGCTACGCATGACATGCTTGCTGAATATGGGCTTTGCTGTGTCGGTGAAGGTGGTGGCAAAGGTGGAGAAGGAACATTTCTTAGATTTGCCATAAAGCATCTCTTGGCATTGGATATGAAGTTTAAATCCAGCTCTAACcttaaaaataaagaatcaaTGCGATGCGAAGAAGCATCTAATAACAGTATTGTCAATGTATCTATGGAAGATTCAAGATCAGATACATCAGATTTCCGGAAGGATTGGACCAGAATTGATGAAATTACCTCTGTGAAAAAGGAGGTTTCTGAGGAAGTATCTAAAGGCATTTCATCTTGCAAAGTTCAGAATAAAGATGGTAAGGAAGAAGAGTCTGAAAATCATGTGGGTGCTGGGACTGACCGTGAGTTAGTTAAGGGTGAAAATACATGCAATCAATTGATTGAATGTGGAAAGGAACTTTCTGAAGATGAAAGGGAAGAACTTGAGTCTAAAACTGACAGTGCCTTAGATCAGTGCTTTTTCTGTTTATATGGATTAAACCTAAGGTCAGATTCATCCTATGAAGATGATCTAGTGATGCACAAAAATTCAAGCCAGGGAGATTATCAGACCAAGGAACAGTGTGCTGATGTTTTCAAATATGTTCTTCCTTATGCAAAGGCATCTTCT AAAACTGGACTGGTCAAGCTTCGCAGAGTTTTAAGAGCTATTAGGAAACACTTTCTTCAGCCACCAGAGGACCTCTTGACAGGAAATCCAATTGATAAGTTCCTAGATGATCCTAATCTATGTGAAGATAAACTATCAGAGGAGGCTGGGTCTGAAGGATTTCTTGAAACTATAACTAAGACCATGTTTCCTGATGTGGGAGGTCGCGGACAGTATAACACAACACTATTGAGGAG GTCTGAGCCATATTTGGATGTCTACTGTAACCTGTATCATTTCTTGGCTCTGTCTGAGGAAATGAGTGCAACAGATAAATGGCCTGGATTTGTGCTGACCAAGGAAGGGGAAGAATTTGTTGAGCAAAATGCTAAGCTCTTCAAATATGATCTCATGTACAATCCTCTGCGCTTTGATAGCTGGCAGCGACTTGGAAATATTTATGACGAG GAAGTAGATTTGTTACTTAATGATGGTAGCAAGCACATTAATGTAGTAGGATGGAGGAAGAATCCTACACTATCTGAGAGAGTGGAAACAAGCCGAAGAAGGAGTAGACGGTGCCTACTAATGAGTTTAGCTTTGGCAAAGACATCTGCTCAGCAG TGCGAGATACATGAGTTATTGGCATTGGTATACTATGACAGTCTTCAGAATGTAGTCCCATTTTATGATCAGAGATCTGTTTTGCCCTTAAAGGATGCAGCATGGATGGCGTTCTGTGAGAACTCAATGAAACATTTTAAGAAAGCTTTTGCACTTCA gCAAGATTGGTTGCATGCATTTTACTTGGGTAAACTTAGCGAAAAGCTTGAATATTCACATGAAATTGCATTATCATATTACAATGAAGCTATTGCTTTGAACACATCAGCTGTTGATCCTGTCTATAGGATGCATGCCTCACGCTTGAAACTATTATTTAAGTGTGGAAAACAGAATGTGGAAGTTTTGAAG GTTCTTTCAGCAAACTCCTTTGATCAATCCGTGAAAGAAGCTGTCACAAGTATCCTTGGCAGCACCGATACATCTTTAAATACAAAGCATGAAGGGTTATTCAAATTGGATACTGCATGGTCCATGCTTTACAATGATTGCCTTTCGGCGCTTGAAACTTGTGTCGAGGGGGAACTCAAGCATTTCCATAAGGCCAGATACATGCTGGCTCAAGGGTTGTATAGAAGGGGTGAAAGTGGTGATATAGAGAGGGCAAAAGATCAACTATCTTTCTGCTTCAAATCTTCACGCTCATCATTTACTATAAATATGTGGGAAATTGATAGCATGGCAAAAAAAGGAAG GCGCAAGACGCCAGGTTCTACTGGGAATAAAAAAGGCCTCGAGGTTAACTTACCAGAAAGTTCTCGAAAATTCATTACTTGCATTCGAAAGTATGTGCTGTTTTATCTCAAACTATTGGAGGAGACAGGAGATAGATCTATTCTTGAACGTGCATATGTTTCTCTCCGGGGAGATAAGCGG TTTTCATTATGCATTGAAGATCTTGTACCAGTGGCTATCggaaaatatttaaaagcaCTGATTTCAATTATGCGCCACTCTCAGACCACTGCCTCTGCTCCAATGAGCAGTTCTGACAATGTGTTGGAGAGAATGTTTGCATTATTTATGGAGCAAGGAAGCTTATGGCCAGAAATATGTCGCTTGCCTGAAATTGAGTGCCCTGATACATCAGAGAGTATCGTTTATGG GTATCTTCACGAACATATAGCATTATTGGAGATAAATGGAAAACTGGAAACTCTTGAAACAATTAATGAGAAGATTCGAAAACGTTTTAAGAATCCTAAGCTCTCAAATAGTAGTTGTGCAAAAGTTTGTCAGCATGCTTCTGTTGCTTTGTGTCGATCTCTAATATATAATTTGGCACAAATCACTCCCGTATCATGTGGATTCTCAAATGGAATTCAGGTCCATAATTTGAATGACGATGGGATGGAAAATAGCCAGTTGCTCTGTATTGATTTTCAGCCACGTGAATTATGGATTACAGCTTTTGAAGATCCATCTCATTTAGAAAAGATTGAAACAAAATGGAGTGccattttatcaaaaataagGGATATACTGATCAAGAAAGCATCTGATGAAAATTTGGAAACAGCAAACACTTTGTTCAGAGCTTGCTATCATTTTTACCGTGAGAGTTCTTCTGTGGTGCTTACCTCTGGCCTCAACTTTTATGTAATTCCAGCTCAATTAGTAACAGCGACACCGTTTGACCCAACTATGACTGGAGTTGAAGCCCTTGATCTGAGCATCCCAAGGAAGCTTCTCTTGTGGGCCTATGTGCTAGTGCATGGACGTTATGCAAATATATCAGTTGTTGTGAagcattgtgaagaaatttcaaAG TCAAAGATGAAAAGGGGAAGTGGAACGTCACCTGCGCTTACAAACAACTCGCCTGCGCTTACAAACAACTCGCCTGCTACTGTCCCAACTCTTCCTG GTAGCAGTAGAAGTGGACTAAATGACGTTGATTCTATCCATGTCGCAACAGCAGGGAGTGGTTCACTTTTCACCGATGACATTCAGAAGAATCTATTTGGTTCTCCCCAGTTGCATCAATGTACCACCAACGATGCAGAGAGAAGCAATGTGAATGCACGTGAGGGAGAAACACGAGATTGA